A stretch of the Pseudomonas helvetica genome encodes the following:
- a CDS encoding toxin VasX codes for MSAQKLAMVDRAAQAERAAKAQPHVDINTTMAPCPASQSELFVVPVRYALAEEKAEHPCCAPGVNTQSHPMAARRLRAGFVYLWQDTGPLKRFAVSPNGLLKEQTLEADATQVLDATLTGLALKKVHDAWMLYSEFPLGPEHCQSLSDSSAQRSAHMRQLALRTVANELQAEHCPPLEKAVQVMAELIPSTYARSMKADQQQGAEDTDALGATLMKDPTQANIKAYTDAMHRAREREKVIARHPEASDQVPGEWSAERWDAQGTQDWLDTAKAKAGALFPVFACLDDDLGVLRDINHEQEWLEADHEQWLADNHLRLSIGGFVRSLISEDGAELAGSISYRYKGRDIKLTPEQGQVMLDTQRQLDEALRAETQARQHGGQPSQAEVAARDARITHIVAPVRAFIPADLYSEVEYLVREYRAEKQANIDNQIFSAKVGEYIDLHAMNRWFAETAATHYQHIEQCHTTLFADRGVYLTRSRSGTWFVDYHDLETRHWLTELANGCLTAQCIRAQGAEQFADYVRAADGGALKQLFNAWTPSIEAAVNDISRLGELMAALASDNISATHQALAPLSAAVLNDIAAMARDAGSQWSVLVNRLAAALLLLKGDGTFSGSWMGILIAARLGSDTRLQFVTEGGRQVWKLLGQQAEGLRQWVNATAKAIGMGRVERIVRSPFVTDSGGVVPLAALLLNVLNAHNYLSQAGVLEGMDSRRVNDTVSATLYAAAALVGVVDNQVRKGFGKDRFFIRSSAAPTLTLFGGVIGLLSAGAAFAEFDSLKIQLENAKNRVDPWLEMRQIVVGGQVAAFGAQAMLGFGYTARALAGSTTVEVAILRYTQYMGPLNWIILVLGALHLITTLLQQTPLQNFLSYCCWSKARAMDLAPIPPKTQVEELDRLYRILYSPRVSMQSNSQSAPSNGPSGLAFVSSINALTIDLPGAEPGSVYLEMSMVGDPVDTQGYRNLIKNSPTNNFKLPRPWRDMTPHWLSSSTCQWIPNKEGQGLRLSGPFKELRNVLGTTPRTVSLRLRYRTPLIAMLGARTFIGGELGLAFTLNDTTGVIELRADPTPQLDRVPKYPLGEDHPGAIYLQPKDKQ; via the coding sequence ATGAGCGCCCAAAAACTGGCGATGGTCGACCGCGCCGCTCAGGCCGAACGGGCCGCCAAGGCTCAGCCTCACGTCGATATCAACACTACGATGGCACCTTGTCCGGCCAGCCAGTCCGAGCTGTTCGTGGTGCCCGTGCGCTATGCCTTGGCTGAGGAAAAGGCCGAGCACCCTTGCTGCGCTCCCGGTGTGAACACGCAAAGTCATCCCATGGCGGCGCGTCGTCTGCGGGCCGGGTTTGTTTATCTGTGGCAGGACACAGGCCCCCTCAAGCGTTTTGCCGTCTCGCCGAATGGTTTGCTCAAGGAACAGACGCTGGAGGCCGATGCCACTCAGGTGCTCGACGCCACTCTCACGGGCCTGGCCCTGAAAAAAGTCCACGATGCCTGGATGCTCTACAGCGAGTTCCCACTGGGCCCGGAACATTGCCAATCGCTGAGCGACAGCAGCGCCCAACGCAGCGCGCACATGCGCCAGTTGGCCTTGCGCACCGTGGCCAACGAACTGCAAGCCGAGCATTGTCCGCCACTGGAAAAAGCCGTTCAGGTCATGGCCGAACTCATTCCGAGTACCTATGCGCGGTCGATGAAGGCTGACCAGCAACAGGGCGCTGAGGACACCGACGCGCTGGGCGCAACCCTGATGAAAGACCCGACCCAGGCCAACATCAAGGCCTACACCGACGCCATGCATCGGGCACGTGAGCGCGAGAAAGTCATCGCCCGGCATCCTGAGGCCAGTGATCAGGTGCCGGGCGAGTGGAGCGCCGAACGCTGGGACGCTCAGGGCACCCAGGATTGGCTGGATACCGCCAAGGCGAAGGCCGGGGCGTTGTTTCCCGTGTTCGCCTGCCTGGACGACGACCTGGGCGTGCTGCGTGACATCAATCACGAGCAGGAGTGGCTAGAGGCGGATCACGAGCAATGGCTCGCAGATAACCACCTGCGCCTGAGCATCGGCGGCTTTGTGCGCAGCCTGATCAGTGAAGACGGCGCCGAATTGGCCGGGTCCATCAGCTACCGCTACAAGGGGCGCGACATCAAACTCACGCCCGAGCAGGGCCAGGTCATGCTCGATACTCAGCGTCAGCTCGATGAAGCACTCCGGGCTGAAACCCAGGCCCGGCAGCACGGCGGCCAGCCCAGCCAGGCCGAAGTCGCCGCCCGTGATGCGCGCATCACTCACATCGTGGCCCCGGTGCGGGCGTTTATTCCGGCGGACTTGTACTCCGAAGTGGAATACCTGGTGCGCGAATACCGCGCTGAAAAACAGGCCAATATCGATAACCAGATCTTCAGTGCCAAGGTCGGTGAGTACATCGATCTGCACGCCATGAACCGCTGGTTCGCCGAAACTGCCGCGACGCACTATCAGCACATCGAACAGTGTCACACCACGTTGTTTGCCGACCGAGGCGTGTACCTGACACGCTCCCGCAGCGGCACCTGGTTTGTCGATTACCACGACCTGGAGACGCGCCACTGGCTGACCGAACTGGCCAACGGTTGCCTGACGGCCCAATGCATCCGTGCCCAGGGTGCCGAACAATTCGCCGATTACGTGCGGGCCGCCGATGGCGGCGCCCTGAAACAACTGTTCAACGCCTGGACGCCCTCGATCGAGGCGGCGGTTAACGACATCTCTCGTCTGGGCGAGCTGATGGCGGCACTGGCCTCCGACAACATCAGCGCCACCCATCAGGCACTGGCGCCTTTGAGCGCAGCGGTTCTGAACGACATCGCGGCCATGGCCCGAGACGCCGGCAGCCAATGGAGCGTGCTGGTCAACCGGCTGGCGGCGGCACTGTTGTTGCTCAAGGGTGACGGCACCTTCAGCGGCTCATGGATGGGCATCCTCATCGCCGCCCGACTGGGCAGCGACACGCGTTTGCAGTTCGTGACCGAGGGGGGCCGACAGGTGTGGAAATTGTTGGGGCAACAGGCCGAAGGGCTTCGTCAATGGGTGAATGCCACAGCGAAGGCCATAGGCATGGGGCGTGTGGAACGGATTGTCAGATCGCCTTTTGTGACCGACAGCGGTGGAGTGGTGCCGTTGGCGGCGTTGTTGTTGAACGTGCTGAATGCGCATAACTATTTGAGTCAGGCCGGGGTGCTGGAGGGGATGGACAGTCGGCGGGTGAATGACACGGTGTCGGCGACGTTGTATGCGGCGGCGGCTTTGGTGGGGGTGGTTGATAACCAGGTGCGGAAGGGGTTTGGGAAGGATCGGTTCTTTATTCGATCATCTGCGGCTCCGACGCTTACGTTGTTTGGTGGGGTGATTGGTCTTCTATCTGCTGGTGCAGCATTCGCAGAGTTCGATTCGCTGAAAATACAATTGGAAAACGCCAAAAATCGAGTCGATCCATGGTTGGAGATGCGCCAAATCGTGGTCGGTGGACAAGTAGCGGCCTTCGGCGCCCAAGCGATGTTAGGGTTTGGCTACACCGCTCGTGCTTTGGCAGGCTCAACAACAGTCGAAGTCGCCATCTTGCGTTACACGCAGTACATGGGACCATTGAACTGGATCATTCTGGTGCTGGGTGCGTTGCACCTGATTACCACGCTCTTGCAGCAGACTCCGCTGCAGAACTTCCTGAGTTACTGCTGCTGGTCAAAAGCCCGGGCGATGGACCTGGCACCTATCCCGCCGAAAACCCAAGTGGAGGAACTCGATCGGCTGTACCGCATCCTGTATTCGCCTCGGGTCAGTATGCAAAGCAACTCACAGTCGGCCCCGAGCAATGGCCCTTCCGGCCTCGCTTTCGTCAGCTCCATCAATGCCCTGACCATCGATTTACCGGGGGCGGAGCCGGGCAGTGTCTATCTGGAGATGAGCATGGTTGGTGACCCGGTGGATACTCAGGGCTACCGTAATCTGATCAAAAACAGCCCGACTAATAATTTCAAGCTGCCCCGTCCTTGGCGAGATATGACGCCTCATTGGTTGTCCAGCAGCACCTGTCAGTGGATACCGAACAAGGAAGGTCAGGGCCTACGCTTGAGTGGCCCCTTTAAAGAGCTGCGCAACGTATTGGGCACGACACCCCGCACAGTTTCACTAAGGTTGCGGTATCGCACACCATTGATCGCCATGCTCGGCGCCCGCACTTTTATCGGCGGCGAACTAGGACTCGCTTTTACCCTGAATGACACCACTGGCGTGATAGAGCTGCGGGCCGACCCTACGCCGCAATTGGATCGTGTACCGAAATACCCGCTCGGCGAGGACCACCCCGGCGCGATTTACCTGCAACCCAAGGACAAACAATGA
- a CDS encoding DUF4123 domain-containing protein — MSQAYLLLDRAQIERLPERLFELESTTFQSLYQTTAFDPLEEVGPVLVPVSPNSPLADIFFREWSAMCGIWLESEAQEAVVLEHLRSLIHARVEGDVTVLFRYYDPRITALWLTGLPPHERDRLMGPVRLIRLPELDIHQENPDQPAAQYAQEPWLYLPAEQLEHLGTAQRQQLAQRLIEHSQQYFAEYLQGLDAFALQQWASQCQHTAGRHGYSAIDEVLLWARFHAVLGTDFPDAPAHAAYRQILVEPGVSPRQRLENLNAELTRQQLTDKEGCV, encoded by the coding sequence ATGAGTCAGGCTTACCTGCTGCTGGATCGCGCCCAGATTGAACGCCTGCCTGAGCGTTTGTTCGAACTCGAGAGCACAACGTTCCAATCGCTTTACCAGACCACCGCTTTTGACCCATTGGAGGAAGTCGGGCCGGTTTTGGTGCCTGTTTCCCCCAATAGTCCGCTGGCTGACATCTTTTTTCGGGAGTGGAGCGCAATGTGTGGCATCTGGCTGGAGTCAGAGGCGCAAGAAGCGGTCGTGCTTGAGCATTTACGCAGTCTGATTCACGCTCGTGTCGAAGGGGATGTCACGGTTTTATTTCGTTATTACGACCCTCGCATCACAGCCTTGTGGCTGACGGGTTTGCCTCCCCATGAGCGTGATCGGCTGATGGGACCGGTGCGCTTGATCCGGCTTCCGGAATTGGATATCCATCAGGAAAATCCGGATCAGCCCGCTGCACAGTATGCGCAAGAGCCTTGGTTATACCTGCCTGCGGAGCAACTGGAGCACTTGGGCACCGCCCAACGGCAGCAGCTCGCTCAACGGTTGATCGAACATAGCCAACAGTACTTTGCCGAATACCTGCAAGGGCTGGACGCCTTTGCCCTGCAACAGTGGGCGTCGCAGTGCCAGCACACTGCCGGACGTCACGGTTACAGCGCCATCGATGAAGTCCTGCTTTGGGCTCGCTTCCACGCAGTGCTGGGCACTGACTTTCCCGATGCGCCGGCTCACGCGGCTTACCGACAGATATTGGTCGAGCCCGGCGTATCGCCCAGGCAACGGCTGGAAAACCTGAATGCCGAACTGACGCGTCAACAGCTCACCGACAAGGAAGGCTGCGTATGA